The following nucleotide sequence is from Callithrix jacchus isolate 240 chromosome 12, calJac240_pri, whole genome shotgun sequence.
TGTGAAGAGCAGGGAGGACCATATGCGGGAGGGGGACGGCAAGGGTAAAGGCCCAGGACAAGAACAGAGTTCTGTTCAGAGAAGAGTGCAGAGAGCTGGCACTCTCGCTCTTCCCTGGCAAGATGGAATCCCTTGGaaaattttaagtagaaaagCGACATGACTTATGgtcaggtgcaggggctcacgcctgtaatttcagcactttgggaggctgacgcaggcagatcacttgaggtcaggagtttaggaccagcctggccaacatggcaagaacccatctctactaaaaatcacaaaaattagctaggcatggtggcatgtgcctgtaatcccagctactcagcaggctgatgcaggagaatcatttgaacccaggaggcgcaagttgcagtgggcagagatcatgccactacactccaatctgggtgagagacttcgactcaaaaaaaaaaaaaaaaagtgacacgatttatattttaaaaggatcatCTGAGTtgcagaaactggaagcagagAGCCCAGTTAGGAGCTACTGCAACTATCCAGGCAAAGATGGTGGCTTGGATGGGGGTATAGTGTTGAAAGTGGAGAGTAGCAGAGGTACTTGGAATGTACATCTTGGAGTTAGCAAGACTTGCTGTTGGTGTGAAAGTGCaggtaagagagaaaaataaaaaatgtctctaggctgggtgcggtgactcatgcctggaatctcagcattttgggaggccaaggcagtggatcacttgagcccaagagtttgagaccaaccagtctgggcaacatagcaagaccttgtctctccaaaaaagaCATGACTCTGAGGGTAAATTCTAGAAAGGCATGTGGGGTGGGAAATGGGGTCACTGGTGTGATTAAAGATGTACATGGTAGTAGAGGGATGCAAGCTACACAATACTGAAAGGCCAGGACCTGGACTTCTGGGAATGGGAAACATAAtagaattatttgtaattttccaGAATCaatgacgtgtgtgtgtgtgtgtgttttaaggaattatctgtaatttttttttttctttaaagagtctcactccatggcccaggctagagtgtggcagcgtgatctcaggtcaccgcaacctccatctccaaggctcaagcaattctgcctctccagtaactgggattacaggcgctggctaccacaaccaactaattttttgtattataacCGTCTCTTAAAGGAAGacaaggggctgggcacagtggctcatgcctgtaatcatagcactttgggaggcggaggtgggtggatcacgaggtcaggagttaagagaccagcctggccaacatggtgaaacccggtgtggtggctctcgtctgtaatcccaactacttggaggctgaggcaggagaaatgcttgaacccagaaggtggaggttgcagtgagctgagattgtgccattgcactctagtctgggcgacaagagaaatattctgtcttaaaacaaaaaaaggaagacgAGGTAGTAGTCTAATTCATAAAGATGGTACTACTAGTGAATGCTCTCTCCTATAGCTGAAGTTGTGTGGCAGCTGAGGCAGCAAGCAAAGGCCTCTAGGAGAGCCGATCCGGGGTAACTGAGCGGAGGCCCTTCACCTCCCCAACCTTCCCCTCTCCTTTGTACCTGGGGTGCGTCGTCGGTCAATCAGCGAGTCCTTCGGTGTCACTGGTTCATCATCAAAATCAAATTCCGTGGGCATGTGTGGTCTGGGACAGGTGAACAGAGTGGAGGGTGAGAGCGGTCCTCCCCCCTCAACCCACACGTGTGCTTCTCCCCTGCCCATTCCTCCTCCCTCCGCTTTCCAGGCTCCTGGGTCCCACATTTTCCCCTCCCTACTTCCTCCTGCCATCAGGGGAGCAGCCCCGGGACAAGGTGTAAGGGTGTGCCTttacttttcctcttcctcttctttggcCTCCGGCTCCTCATCGGATCTCTCTTCTTCGCTCTGAGCCTCGGGCGTGGGCGGCCGGCGGGGCAGGATCTCTGCTTGCAGCTCCAGGGTACCGTGGGCAGCCAGCAGTTCATAGAGCCGCTGGATCTCGGAGGGCTGGGGCATCCAGGGCTGCCCATCCGGGGGCAGCTCCACTTCCTCGTCGCTGCAGGGCACACACCAGTCCTCGGAGTCCCCCTCGGCGCGCTCTTCCCCACTGGCACTGGGGACTTCTCCCTGCGCCTCCTCGCCCCCGGAGCCCTCACGCTCGGTCTCCTTTCGGCCTTCTTCTCCCTCGTCCTCGGCCTTAGCGGCCGAGGCAGAGGGGCCTCCGGTATCCTCCACGGCCAGAGCCTGGAGGCCGGAGGTCACTTCCCCTTCTTCAGACTGAGGTGCAGCCGTGGTGGCCGCAGTGTCTCCATGGCCCCGGGCAAGGGACATAAGGCCCTAGGGCAGGGACCCTgcgacgacagatgctggaggcCGAAGCCAGGGTCCCCCAGGGATAGGGATCCCCGGGGGGGGGTTCGGGACCGTCTTCAGCCAATCAGGATCCCGCAGGGGACTCCGCGGCCAGACCGCCCGTCCCCGGGAGGGGGCGCTCAGTCCCCGCCAAGGACCCCGCCCCGGGGATGGAGGTCCGGTACTCTTGACACTCCCGGGCCCCGCAGAAACCACTTTCCGAGCCCGAGAAGGGCGGGCCACTCTTCTCGCTTTCACGCCGCCCCTCTCCACACCTGGACGCGGCGCCCTCTCCCCAGACCTCGTAGTTCTAGGCCGCGTCAATTCAGCGACCGTACGCACCTGGAGCTAAGACCCGCCTCCCGGGCTGCGCAGGGTCACAGTACGCAGGCGCACAGAAATGGCGCGGGAGGCTCCGCTCCAGTCAAGGCTACTTGAAGAGGAAAGCGAGGGAAGGCTTGCACATGCGCGGGTAGGCGCGCAGGCTTCAGCCCATAGTAAAGATGGCCACCGGGACGGCGCATGCGCATACGACACAAAAAAAGGTTCTGTGGGAAGAGAGGCAGCACCGCCTCGCCGGCGGGACAAACACAGAAACCAACCGAGACTGGAGGCGAGTCTCATGCAGTCTCCGTTTATTGGTGTTTCAGACTCATGCAACATCCGGCATACAAAAAGGGATAAAtcaatttgatatatatatatttttaagaattttagtttctttttcccccagacttttttttttagagaaaaaaaaaaaacccgccAAATCTGAACCATGCTGTAGCTCGGTCCCCGCCTCCTCAGCGGGCTGTCGCGTGCAACAAACCTCCCCCGTCATCTTAGCAAATAATTATAGAGCTCCCCGCCCCGCCCTCGCTCCTGCCAGTGGGAGCTTTGGTCCTATTTTTTGGATTCTTTCGTTACAAAACACGTGAAGGAATCTAGCCCGACACCAAGAAAACTCGCGGACTGGGGTTGAAAAGCCCAGGTGGGCGAGTCAACTCCAGCTGACCTGGGAAGGGTCAGCgccttttccctcccttctcccctgcgCGCGTTCGGAACCAGTGCTCGCCACCCTCGCCGAAGTCCCCACGCAAGGCCCGGCTTGCCAGCTCTGCGACCTGCAAGGCACCCTTGGGTGTCTGAGCCTGGGCGGTCCCAGCGGAGAACAGTCGGAGCCCGGGGTTGGGGAGCCCTCTCCCAGcactgctccccaccccccagcctgaTCTAAGTGCTGTCATTTTTGCAGAGGAAACGGTGCCGGGAGGGTGGAGAAGAGGATGCCTTAGGGAGAtgaggaggcaggaagaggaagggggtGGGAagtggagagggaaagggagatgaTAAAGAAGGGACGGAAGAGAGGACTTGGGGGTGGAGAGGATGCCAAGACAATGAAAGTTGGGTGGAGGAGGCCAGGGTAGAGGTCCAGAGAATTTGAGCGGCTGGAAGAAGTGCAGGGAGGCCCGCCGAGAGAGATGCAGGGAGGCTGAGAGCGAAGAGTTGGGGAGGTGTTCAGGGAGGTTTCCAGAGTGCAGGGAGGTTTCCAGAAGTGCAGGGATAGGGGGCCAGGAGGCTGGAGGGGATGCAGGCAGAAGTGCAGGGAGGTTGGAACCAGTGCAGGGATGAGGGAGGCCTACAGTTGGCAGAAGAGCCTGGCAAGATGCAGGAGCAGGACAGAAGCTGTAAACAAGGCCGCTCAGGCTCCCTTGGTCCTTAGGGGTGGGGGCCAGGGCCATCAGTTGGGCTCCCCCCAGGGGAGGGATGGGCCCAAGGCAGCTCCCAACAGGAAGAAAAGTCTTGGGATTCGGGGCAGAGCCCCTCACTTATACACtgtgggagaggagagggaaggacagATGGGGGGGGACAAGGAGCGACAAAGGAGAGGTAAGGAGGACAGACAGGAGAGAGCAGGGGCAGGGGTTAGTAAAGCTGCCCTTGCCAACCCTTCCACTCCTCCCCTGCCTGTCCCAAGCCCCCACTCACCGCCTAAGTTGATGACGCAGGAAGCGATGATGATGAGGACTCCCCCCACCAGCGCCACGATGCTTAAGAGCTTGGCCACACGGCCCAGACGCTGGGCCCCATCCACGTCCCCCTGCTGCAGGCTGTTCCGGGACTGGGGTTAGGGTGAGGGGTGGAGGCATATGGCCAGGGTCAAGAGAAGCCAGCCCAGAAGGGATCAGGTGGAAAAGTCATCCAGAAGAGAGAGGCCAGCCCCATGAACAGAGGataagggaggaagggggagtggaggggtggaggaaggaggaaaggaggggcagaggaaggaggaaaggaggggcagaggaaggagggcaCAGGTCAGCAAGGCTGTGTGACATGTGTGTCTCTATATCCCTCCCACCCAAAGGGGCAGGGCAGTGATGGCTCAGAGGGTTAGGTCCTAGGGAGAGGCAAACAAAGGCCCTGGAATTGGGGAGGTGGGATCCATgcagagagaggggagaaaaggCATGGTTACTCCTGGGCCTCTGTCCCAGCACTGGCGGGAAGCCGGGAGCCACAGCAGGCTTGGGCCAGGGTCCCATGGGGCTCACCATGACAGCATAAGCGAAGGCCACAATGTTGACAGGCCACATAGGGCAGAAGCAGGACAGGATGGCAAGGATGATGTAGTCCCGAGGTTTCTGGGTGCCTTCACCCCCCTCCACCCCAGGACCTGCCAGCTGGGAGCTGGGGTGGCGGCTCAGGCTACCTCGGGGAGATCCTGGATGCCCACTATGCGCCCTTCCCAGTCGATCCTCCTCAACCAGCTGCTGCAGTACTCGGGGGGGAGCCCCATTAGCTGGGGGAGATTTTTTTGAGGGTGGTGAGTGAGGCTCAGGAGCTGGGCCCTCTTCCCCATCGCCAGCCTGCAGGGGCACCACTGCCCCATTCTCTTGCTTTTCCCCTACACTCTCAGACAGAATCTCAGGGGTGGGGTCTTCCTCGGTAGGGAGCTCTGGTTGAAGGTCTGGCTTGGGGGTGGTCTGGGAATCTGGCTGGGGGTCTGGCTCAGGTGGGGCTGCAGACTCAAGCCTGGATCCCTGGTATTCAATGGCCTCTTTGCTCACTTCTGGTTTGGACACTGTTTGTTGACATGGCTCTTCCGGGCTGCAGTTGGCCTTTGATTcccctcctgggcttaagctgaGGTCTGTGCCCTGGGCTGTTTCTGGGGCCCCAGCTGGGGTCTCTGTGGTTTCTGGAACCAGCCCAGCCTCGGGCCCTGGGTCCACAGGGGCTGCAGTGGTGTCTGGGCCTGGCTTCGGGGCctctggctggtctggaacccctgctAGGACCTGGGGAGGGCCAGTTTCAGCTTCAGAACGGCTAGGCCCTTTGCCTGGAACCTGGGGACTCTCCTCAACCCCCTTCATTTCAGAGACCTCAGAGCTGGTGGTTGCCATCTTGAaatgggagaggggaagagaaccCCTATGGGGAGGATGGAATAGCAGAGACAGCCAGGAACCCTGGAAGAGAAGAAGACAGGCTTGGGATGAGGAGGGAAGAGGGTGCTCAGCACTGCAGGCCCAATTGGGCCACATTCCTGTCTCAGGGCCAGGCTTGCAATGCCTCTAGGGAGAGTAAGAAAAGTTGGGGTTTCCTTTGCCTTAGGGTGGGACATCCCTGGGGGTGGAGTGCTCCTACTCTAAGTCTTCCGCTTGGAGAGCCCTGGGGAAGATTAACCCTTTTGTAAACAGGACCTTCTCCATGGTCTCTCCCTGGGTCCATCCAACAAGATCCAGACTCTCAGATCCCAGCCGATGCCCCAGCACCCCAAAATCAACGAGATGTGCAAACACCCAACACTCCGACAGGCAGACTGGACAGAGAACCCGACATTCGCATTCCACTCCCTCTGCATCCTCCCCTCCTCCCGGGGCGCCCAGGCGGTGCGGGTTTTCTAGCTGCGCGTTTAGGGCGAGGACGCCCCCGCCCCTCCCTGGGGGACTTGGTTATCTCCTCTGATCCCCTGTCAGCCCCTCTCCCGGGGCTTCCCTCGCCTTCGGTGGGCTGGCGCCTTCTCCCAATGGTTTAGCCCGCCCAGCACCACCATCAGCCCTCTAGACACCCGCATTCCCGTGCAGCCCGCCCGGCGTCGACCGTCGGTCGGTCCACTCCTACCCGCAGCCTCAGTCTGCCCGGGTCTCACCTCGACGCCTGCCTCCGGACAGCTCCCGCTGCCGCTGCTGGCTTTTACAGCAGCCGCAGCCCGGGAGGGAGCAAgccagtgagggagggagggaggcggcgggtctccctcctctcccctcccttgtGCTCATCCCCTCCTCTCCGGTCCCCTCCCCtacgcgccgccgccgccgccgccgccgccgcgcgccGCCCCCGCCCCTCGCGAGCCTCCGGCCCCTCCCGCCAGCCCAAAGGAGCCACGCGTTACCCAGGCAACCGGCCTGGGGACCACTCgcgccccctccctgccccttcccACGCGCGCCTCCAGGCGGGGCGGCCTCCTTCCTAAGTCCCTGGCCCCTCCCGTCAACGGTCACCGGGATTCCTGGAAGAGTCGGGGGTTTGGGGAAAACGAAGAGGGTTCTGCGAGGATATGGGACCAGTGAGGCAGGCA
It contains:
- the PRRT2 gene encoding proline-rich transmembrane protein 2 isoform X1, producing MATTSSEVSEMKGVEESPQVPGKGPSRSEAETGPPQVLAGVPDQPEAPKPGPDTTAAPVDPGPEAGLVPETTETPAGAPETAQGTDLSLSPGGESKANCSPEEPCQQTVSKPEVSKEAIEYQGSRLESAAPPEPDPQPDSQTTPKPDLQPELPTEEDPTPEILSESVGEKQENGAVVPLQAGDGEEGPAPEPHSPPSKKSPPANGAPPRVLQQLVEEDRLGRAHSGHPGSPRGSLSRHPSSQLAGPGVEGGEGTQKPRDYIILAILSCFCPMWPVNIVAFAYAVMSRNSLQQGDVDGAQRLGRVAKLLSIVALVGGVLIIIASCVINLGGRRAGKPGLAWGLRRGWRALVPNARRGEGREKALTLPRSAGVDSPTWAFQPQSASFLGVGLDSFTCFVTKESKK
- the PRRT2 gene encoding proline-rich transmembrane protein 2 isoform X2, with protein sequence MATTSSEVSEMKGVEESPQVPGKGPSRSEAETGPPQVLAGVPDQPEAPKPGPDTTAAPVDPGPEAGLVPETTETPAGAPETAQGTDLSLSPGGESKANCSPEEPCQQTVSKPEVSKEAIEYQGSRLESAAPPEPDPQPDSQTTPKPDLQPELPTEEDPTPEILSESVGEKQENGAVVPLQAGDGEEGPAPEPHSPPSKKSPPANGAPPRVLQQLVEEDRLGRAHSGHPGSPRGSLSRHPSSQLAGPGVEGGEGTQKPRDYIILAILSCFCPMWPVNIVAFAYAVMSRNSLQQGDVDGAQRLGRVAKLLSIVALVGGVLIIIASCVINLGVYK
- the PAGR1 gene encoding PAXIP1-associated glutamate-rich protein 1 → MSLARGHGDTAATTAAPQSEEGEVTSGLQALAVEDTGGPSASAAKAEDEGEEGRKETEREGSGGEEAQGEVPSASGEERAEGDSEDWCVPCSDEEVELPPDGQPWMPQPSEIQRLYELLAAHGTLELQAEILPRRPPTPEAQSEEERSDEEPEAKEEEEEKPHMPTEFDFDDEPVTPKDSLIDRRRTPGSSARSQKREARLDKVLSDMKRHKKLEEQILRTGRDLFSLDSEDPSPTSPPLRSSGSSLFPRQRKY